cttatttttcataaagacataacatagagaccTCTTCATTCGTTTCAGGTATCTGAACCTCTCCTGAGGTtctatgaagtgttatgtcatgtgatcttctagatcacttgccttcttattatgatcatttgctcatcttctttatcaagaagtttatttgaaaTACATTTGTCTATACGCCTTAAGCGTACCACAGACTTTATCCTTCTAGGATTTATTCTAATGAGAGCATTTGCattgagaatatagttactttctttgggtcagcaaatgcgtctgacattttttgcaatatattgcagatgaattatctttttatgaacttcaagttcatattatcgtattcgaggatctagatatacaaatgataattcattccacgtaactttttctcaactgtttatctTGTCTCCCCCTCATagtagaaaaactaacttgcttcctcaatTTTGAAAATTCACCTTTGTGTGTTATGGTGTTAATAAATATATACACCGCACATTAttaataataagatgaaattatttggttcctgacgtTGAACCACTtatgaggggagaatgtaatatactttcatatataacctatatcaaactgatatagataactttattctcataagcaatagtttagctattaagtggaggcactcaataaattattttgctaaacaaactgtgatgtaaaccaacttatcaagatgaacttcttgaatagaaaatctaaAAATTATGCTCAAAATTAAATTATTGATCAAGGTACCTCGCAAAACACatgttgcgggttaataataattgcacatgtaaccatctcatagacgcatcttatgtggtatacatggcaggtgaatgagcccatattcacctttgatattttcagcattcatgggattcaatctcaattttagttggtctattaattatTGAGAACAAGCAAcgtaagagaattcgtaaagaactttgtagttctttaatatttacccatgtaaattctcttttatttttgcacatcatacttaaatgtcacgaccctaaacctggactcggtcgtgatggcgtctctcatgaagacaaggccatccgacactttcccatttcagtttttaagcaattaaacaataagttTAAGTCTTAAACAAGATAAAATCCCAAATAATAAGCAGTGAACATTACAGTTTGCGGAAATAAAACCCAACACAACCCGGTACCggagtgtcaccagtcatgagcatctatcaatttaatacaagtctgaaatgtcTACAAAGCTACTATAGAATCActgaaagagaaagaaatgagataaagggggagaagcacGGGGGCTGCAGACGCCGAGCAGCTATCTCGTAAACTCTAAAatctgtcgggagctctcaactctcgcAAGCAGGATCTgtaacgcctgaatctgcacacggggtatAGAAAGTAAAGTGAGTAccccaactcaatgagtaataatcataaataaaggctgaaaagtaagaaatcacgtaaggcacataacaggctataaggaagcagtaaaagccagtaaaaatagTGAATAAGTAAAGATGTGTAAAATCACTGAGTTtagtttaaacttcataaaatacctttttaacaattaagcaagcgATGACAGGCaaataggaaagataaacacataaaggatcgccTCACGAGCACAATGTCAACAATTTCGCCCCTCGGACAATATCTCAGAAACAAAACCAGCCCTCGGGCtatctctcacatcacaatgggtacccatgctcactgggggtgtgcagactcctagaggggccccttacggcccaagcgcaatatcaagccatctcgtggcatcatcactaggctctcgacctcatatcaacaagccacctcgtggcatacaaatcTCAGGCCATCAGCCTCATAATCCTAATCAATgtatcactgctgcggcgtgcagcccgacccaaaagtatcctcacaacacaagccctcggccttactcaatcagatTCTcgtaagccactcgggcaacagtaaaacatgatgctcatcccaaaatattatttgaaatatcatttaatatgttaaaaacagagtaaacatggctgactTATGAAAtcagtagaatataacatgactgagtacaagtttaaagtcaaaacagtgaggaaatatcagtaaaagtcccataagggtccaaatagttggcactaggcacaaatatggcattcaacccaaaacatgataataacaaacagttttcaatcaaatatgcagtaaaacaatcattcgggatggactaagtcacagtCCCCGACagtgcacgaccctacgctcgtcatctagcgtgtgcgtcacctcaatatagcataatgatgtgcaaatccggggtttcataccctcgggacaagatttacaatcattactcacctcgatcaagtctaaactctagctcgcgatgcctttgccctcacgaatcgacctccggatgctccaaatctagccaaaattagtacataaccattaaaataagctaagggaacaaaacccactcgaaaatattcaattcacataaaaaatcccgaaattgctcaatctcggaatccaataaaaatcacatcaataaaattctcattcactcacgagtttacccatatcaaattcatcaaaatccgaccttaattgcccattcaaatccccaaaagaaatctcaacttttcttccatttttcccccattttcactctaatttttcaaattaaatgatgaaattcaagacaaatcatggaattaaatcaaatatgagtgaagaatacttaccccaatagctccactgaaaatctcTTTAAATTCAACCTTCTCCCGATCTCTCCaatggtttttatgaaattggacttaagccctcgttttcaaaatataatctcactgcccaggcatttcttcattgcgaacgcgacataaccctcgcgttcgcgaagcacactgCTTTACAGAGCGAAAttccttctacacgaacgcgataACCTTCTCGCTAACGCAAAGCAACAAACTCAACAGGTCTCGAACGTGACCTCTACTaagcgaacgcgtagaacaaaagcATTGGGGACCCAACTATCCCCCTTCCTCTATGGGAACACGATAGgagactcgcgaacgcgatgactagAGATCACACCTTTGCAATCGCGGAactatcttcgcgaacgcgaaggccaactcCACAGCCTCACaccttaacccttcgcgaacgcgggacatgcatcgcgaacgcgaaggtcaaaaacctgcaacaccaaTAGAAGAAATTCTGCAATTTCTCACAACATGAAATGgttcgattgaccacccgaaactcacccgagaccctcgagacctcaaccaagcatgccaacatatcccaaaacatcattcaaacttgttacaaccttcgaaacgctcaaacaacattaaaacaccaaatttacatcggattcaagcctaagaatacCAAGagcttccaaattacgcttttgataaaaaaaccaaccaaaccacgtccaaatgatttgaaattttgcacacacatcccaaaagacacaacagaactactgcaactttcggaatttcattccgacccctatttcaaaatctcacttatcgatcggaaaacgccaaaatctcattttcgtcaattcaagcctaaaccttccacgaacctccaaaatgcattccgatcacgatcctaagtcccaaatcacctaacggagctaaccaaatcataaaaattctaatccaaaatcatatacaaacaagtcaaaactttcaaatttcaagcttcaaactgagaattgttcttccaaattcctTCTGATTACCCTgcatttacataagtcataatacatcacacggggcaagtcatgaccaagaactggcgagcaaagtgcaaaagctcaaaacgaccggtcgggtcgttacattaaattaacatggctaaatcaattatgccaactgaataaattatcaatattgataaacttcaagtttataCCATGACGTttgcaattatcaataaaatccaagtttattatgatatgggtttttatatcaataaacttctactttattgtggcattcttttatttgtgtagtacaaactggagaataaagtgtgtagcttttcacatacatattaccccgctacaagttgtagtgtTAGAAGATATtgaatctttcctttatttataatctcaatataaccaatcgctttcgcgaatactttagaaactcaataagtttctttgagatttactacaacaTAATGCCTTATCGATACTCAATTTTGTTCCGCCAAAATAGTAATAACTGGCTCTTCccgagctctcaattaattttgtactaccacatattcatcaacatccatatggtgaatatctcttttaaagagaaaggtataccattatggtcatggtcaaaattatatgcaagatctaTTTCTTGCATTACTGTTATCCTTTAGTAAGCACATTACCAAAATATTTTTGCGtacaataggtacgtgaccaatTATCATTCATgacataataatgacattattttcttatatcatctcaaacctccttctagaggtgagtgtggtatattcactaccacttgcacgttcatattcttccaagaatgaatatgtattcataaatcagatgttgtcacattcacatcatgaatggatcataatcatctatatgtgctttacaaaatctcatgtcaaatcaatgacaaatattattttcacagagtgaaggattattttgagaatcattGTTATTCTCATtacacaatgatgacgattataatttcgtctattgacACGTCCTCATCCATTGATACCTTCaaggtaataattttgtcttctttcacacttatcacatattgctatcacattctcttaagaGAATGAGAAtaaagcaaattcaatgggacgagtTTTTACTTTTTGTGCTCACGATCATATATGactttgatcatggcaagacatagaaattttaccacttcgagtggttataatttcttactaACTCCATTAGAGTAacaatcaaaatttattgtctttgcttgtatttaaaatcaaattatagaacttcaagaatttaaaagagaaaaataagataaaatacttactttaaatccagaatttaatcatgaagtaagttcatggaacaattgacaatcattatgctcaatctcAAAGTTTCTAcccaattggttagagtctcgtgttgataacgtattatgaaacaataaaagatgAAGAacagtattgcagagaaaagtagggagagagagatagttcttattgatttgggatgaattacaatggaatagaaccctctatttatagggaaagagtgacttagccaccaaataACAAACCTAGAATCTCTTTAGAATAtggacattcaccttaaatacaattctatttataacagaAAAAGACTTTTATAGCTTTTGCtttaaataaatcataaatatttgTATGACAGTAAATCAATTCAATTAGGTAAAATGAAAATTCTAAAGATAATTTCTgtcaaaataagaaaaattaagtattttttttttgaaccatTAAAAAGAAGAGAGTGTCACCTAAATTGGGGCAAGAATAGTTATAGAAATGTGTGTTCGTCTCTCTATTAACAAGAACAAGAACTACAACCATTACTCATTTTGAATCAGCAGAAAAGCGCGCATTTGATGAAACCCGAGGATCTCCTTCAGCATCTTAGTCCCAACCCCGTTCAGAAATGCAGCCTCGGCTGCCCAATTCTAGACGGCTTTCTCGGCGGCGGCATTCCTTGCAATTCAATTACCGAATTAGTTGCTGAAAGCGGCTGTGGCAAAACCCAAATCTCCCTTCAGCTCCTCCTCTCCGCTCAGCTTCCCACTTCTCTTGGCGGCCTTTCTGCTTCCTCCTTATATCTCTACTCTGAATCTCCGTTTCCCCTCCGCCGCCTTCACCAACTCTCCTCCTCTTTCCCCACTCTCCACAATCCATTGGGTAATATCCTAACTCATCCTCTTCACTCTGCTCACCACCTGTTCGACGTATTGTCCCAAATAGACTCCTTATTATTATCCCGTCCTACTTCCTTTCCCCCTATTAAGCTAATTGTAATCGACTCCATTGCTGCTTTATTTCGCTTTGAATTTGAGAACAACGCGCGCGACCTTAAGCAGAGATCTGGTTTATTCTTCAAGATTTCAAGCAAATTGAAGGAGCAAGCTAGGCGTTTTGGGTTGGCGGTAGTGGTAATCAACCAGGTTGTGGATGTAATTGATGATTCTGATAGTTTAAGAATTGGGAATTCCACTTGCTTGTATACATCTGAGAGGAAAGTGTGTGCTGCTTTGGGTTTGTCATGGGCTAATTGTATTAATACAAGATTATTCTTGTCAAGAAATGAAGAGAGAGTTGCTGATGAAGATTGCTTTACTACACAAACTCGGAGGTTTATACGCGTTGTTTTTGCTCCTCATCTGCCTGATTCTTACTGTGAGTTTGTTATTACTAGAGAAAAAGTTTTTGCTTTAGAAAGATAAAACATCTTTGGCTTAGTTAGTACTAtagtaaaaaaggaaaagattttTATCATGAAGATGTCTGACCAgtctttcaatttctacaaaaaGCTGCCCTTGGCACCTCAGTTTTATTGCCAAAATAATTAAACCATCAAGCTACAGATATTGTACAGAATAGATACAAAAGAACATGATACAATGTACTTCAAAGCATTCACATGACACACataaatacaaaacaaaaaatgatTGAAACTTGGTGCCGAAGAAATTAAAGAGAACTTTAAGCTATTAATTCACAACTGCACAATGTTTCCTGATTTCGCCATTAGAACCGGTCTTAACTTCAATTTTCCCCATTTTCTCCATGGCCTGAGCAAATTCAGCGTAAAACTCTTTGAGTGATCCTTGGACTAGTTGGTTGATGTATGATTTTGTCGTAGAACTTGTTGGTAAGGCAGCATCTGATTGGAAGAGGCCTCTCCTCTTGAGCAAAAGCTTGAAGTAGCTAAGATCAAATGTCCTGAAACTACCAGGGTCCATCTCAACTATTGTTGTATTGTCATTGAGAgatttgcattttttggccttAAGATTGGCGGCGTATTCGCTGTCTAGAGATGGATCTTGTGTACCAAAAGTTCCAGTGAAATTGTACAGACGTGTGGAAAATGATGGGCAATGAGAAATTCCAATCGTGTGAGCACCTAAAAGAAAAGTACTTATCATTAAAATGTAAAAACCTATACCTACTAGAAATGAATACGCCCTccgttttattttattaaatgaTGCATTTCTATATTTTGCACATGTTCTTTTAGCTACAAAAATGTCATGTCATGTTTAAGATTACCACAACTTCTAAAGATAATGTTCTTATATACCAAAAATCTTTCTTAATTTCTTAAATTGCATACACAATTAAATACCACCATATATAATGGTATGATTAATTTGACTTACCAGACAACAGGACCAAGTCTTTTAGATTAAGACCCTTCTTGGCAAAAGATGACTGGAGTCTGGTGAAGTTACTAGTTGGAGCTGGAATATCTGCTAAGGCTTCTGAGGCATTTGATATTCTTCCATCTCTTCTACCAGTTGGCACATTCCAGTATGGACCTCCCTATATattattgagaagaagaaaaaaagaagagaatgtgACAATAAATAGGAAAAAGTTCAAgaagttaattatttatttgctgAAATTTTTGCTTACAGTGACAACTACAGAGTCTCTAGCAACCAAGGCAACAATATCAGCACAAGAGACAACTCCGGGGCATTCTGCTTCCACTATTTTCTTCACTCCATCAATAAATGAGAATCCTCTCAGTGTTTGATTGGGGATTGCCGCTTTTTCGGTTTGGTTTCCTGTACTCTTAGTTGAATTCAGGAGAACTGAAGCATCACAACCCTGCCAAGCCCCCCAAAAAATGAAAGATTAAGTCACAAAAAGTACTACACTCAGGAAATGAAATATATATAGCAAATGATTTACTAAATGTGAATTACAATTATGCCTCAATCCCAAGCAAGTTGGGACTGTTATATATGAATCCTCATCGTCCATGTCGCATTATTTGAATGCCTGTCTCAATCCAATTAAAATAAATTACTTACCCTGACAAAGCAATCATGAAATTGCATTCTGAGTAAGGCAGCTGCAAGAGACGGAGCGTTAGGAATGTGCTTCTGGACATAGTCTTGAATGATCTTCTCTGCTTTTGGGCAACTCTTGCTATAGAAGTTGAGTTGTAACTGGGCATGGCTAGACCCTAGGATTCCTACAAAAATCTATACTAGAAAACCCAAAGAGCTAAATTTGGCCATTGTGTTGCTATTGTTCAAAGAGACTTCTTGTTTTGTTGCGTTTCTGTACTCAAAGAGCAGGAATTAGAGCAAATTTATAGACACTTTGCTTTTTAAATCTAACTAACATGTGTTTATTTTAGTACTCCATTATTATCGTTTATCTTTCCATAGCATTTAAAAGTAGATTAGTTATACTTGCCAGTAAGATCACATATCATATTCACGTTGACCTCGACCTTCTCAATTGGCGCCATCAGGAAAATGTTTAAACCGAAAGCGCAAAAAATTGTTCAGATTTCTAAGAAatttaggaaaaaaaaaactagaaactGTGCTCATAGTAACGAAAAGTAACAATTTGTAGTGTACATAAAAACCACAGCTTGTCTAGGTGTTCCTCTTTTTTTATATGTTTCTTTTTGGTAGTAGTCCCCCCCTCCCCCCGAGGGAGAGTGTTATCTACGGTTCGGACGAATCTAGTAACTTTTTGTTTAGACCCTATATTTGCATTAGAAAATCCATTAAACATGTATAAATACTTAATTGCGAACCCAGTAACTAATGAGTTATGGGTACAGTTGCAAGttcagaacccataaactttaaatcctggctccgcctctgTTCCCGTGTTGAGGGTGCATGTTACGCCCATGTTATTATTTGAACAAACTAATACCTGCTACAATAGCTAGTAGCAAGGAAAGCAATTATATAGTACTACATGCTTTTGCCATATCCTTGTTAAGTCAAGCTACTTGTGTCATTTCAGTTATATCCATTGAGATCACCTGTTCTATACAGATAGCACAATGTAGAGACCAATCCAGTAACAATTACTTGCAAGTCAAACGATGGCTCAGAAAAGTTGGTCCTTTCCTTATATATGTCGGAAGTTGGAACATGGCACTACGTACTTAGTAAAATTTTTTACCAGAAACTAACACTTCAACATATATTAACAGTACTTGGATAGGATTTTTTTTTGGTCTTGTTTCTTCCAGGAGAATCTTAATGCTATTTGTGCCAAAGAATATTAATTTGTTCTGTCTACAtgtccgaggacatggccctgaATAGGgaggtatggaggtcgagcattaaggttgtaggttaggggataGTTGAGCGTTTTTCTTCGTTGTTCTAGCTAGTCTGATAGTGTTTATATAGGACTGCTAGCGGTTATTGTTCCATCAcactttctattttttgtttattatttttttacttttatttattattttattttcaatttttattattgTCATAATTATTGTCCTTCCCACTTATTTGTTGTCACTTACGGTGTTGATCTTATTTGtatgttttttgttgttgttacagATCGTTTGTTTTTTAGCCGAGGTTCTCTCGGAAACAGCCTCCCTACCCTcataggtaggggtaaggtctgcgtacactctaccctccccagaccccattagtggaattattactgggttgttgttgttgttgttgttgttgttgttgtgtctaCATGTCTAAAATCAAAAGGCCTTAGTTTTTGCTGAATTGTAGTTGGAGTGTTAGTTCAAGATCTGTAGATTCAAATTTTAGGTCACTTTTACTTATTGTAGCTGTCTTATTTTCAAGATACAAATCCAACATATTATAGATATCTTTTGAGTGACTTGATATTTTACCTTGACATTGTATACCACTTAAATCGTACAAAACAAGCTA
Above is a window of Nicotiana tabacum cultivar K326 chromosome 8, ASM71507v2, whole genome shotgun sequence DNA encoding:
- the LOC107819395 gene encoding peroxidase 3-like is translated as MQFHDCFVRGCDASVLLNSTKSTGNQTEKAAIPNQTLRGFSFIDGVKKIVEAECPGVVSCADIVALVARDSVVVTGGPYWNVPTGRRDGRISNASEALADIPAPTSNFTRLQSSFAKKGLNLKDLVLLSGAHTIGISHCPSFSTRLYNFTGTFGTQDPSLDSEYAANLKAKKCKSLNDNTTIVEMDPGSFRTFDLSYFKLLLKRRGLFQSDAALPTSSTTKSYINQLVQGSLKEFYAEFAQAMEKMGKIEVKTGSNGEIRKHCAVVN
- the LOC107819394 gene encoding DNA repair protein XRCC3 homolog, with the translated sequence MKPEDLLQHLSPNPVQKCSLGCPILDGFLGGGIPCNSITELVAESGCGKTQISLQLLLSAQLPTSLGGLSASSLYLYSESPFPLRRLHQLSSSFPTLHNPLGNILTHPLHSAHHLFDVLSQIDSLLLSRPTSFPPIKLIVIDSIAALFRFEFENNARDLKQRSGLFFKISSKLKEQARRFGLAVVVINQVVDVIDDSDSLRIGNSTCLYTSERKVCAALGLSWANCINTRLFLSRNEERVADEDCFTTQTRRFIRVVFAPHLPDSYCEFVITREKVFALER